Part of the Nicotiana sylvestris chromosome 5, ASM39365v2, whole genome shotgun sequence genome is shown below.
AGGAATTCCATTTCCCACATTTTTAAATTTATCTTAGGTAGTCATAATTCCACAACGAAACAAGAGAACTCTCCATCACATGAAGCTGTTGAATTACATGCAACTAATAAGACCCAATCACTCAATCAACTTCAATTCAAATACCAAATTAGGTCATTTACATGAATCTGCTACTTCTTATAACATCGGCGACCAGGTCACCTTGCTTGAATCTACTACTTCCCTCGACTACATGCATCATCTTACCTTTAAAACTACCGAATGACGCTAAGCATCAAAACTTATATAGATCACAAGAATTAACCTAACTTTTCTTGCTTTCTCGGAGTTCTAACATTTTTATCTCCCATGATATTCATTCCAACTACATCACTAACCCACACCATTGGATGTTAATCCTCTAtatctcaaattgaggtccattTCATTCTCTATTAGATCCTCCTTACTTACACTAGCTTTTAACACCATGATCAACCTACCACAACCATCCTTTTTTATCCTAACTCAAGATCAATAGCCATTGGGCTGCTCGCATAGGCGAAGGTAACACTATATATTTTATGACACCAATGTCTGGACCAGCTTGCATTAGCCTCGACCATTCCACCGGGTACCAACTACCTCCCACCAGAACAAGTATCAAGATAATTCTATCGACCAAGGCTTTAAGCAGAAATCACCTAGTATATTGCCTCGCTGGGATCTGAATTGAGACATCATGGTTCTCTTACCACTTCATTAACCAGGTCACGCCCTTGAGTGCACCAAGTTAAACACTAATTAACACTACTACAGCTAAATTTTGAAATTATGATCACTACAAGTACACTATTTCACAACCAAGTCCGAAAAATAGCTTGAATCACTAAAattgcaacaacaacaaaaaaaaaagaaaaataaagttttgCACAATAACTTAAAGAGCAAGAGGCACCTGCAAAGATCGTCAAGGAGTTCCTGAGGAGGAAGGCCATTTTTTGAAGGAGCGCTAGAAGATCGATGAAGCCCTGACATTTTGAAGACCTTAAAAAACTAAAACCCTAACTTCGATCTGGAGATTTTCACGTACGTATATACATATACTACTGCGTATTTTTGTATGCTCAGCGTATACGCATATGAGTATACATACGGAGAGAGATAAAGAGAGAGTCGGAGTCAAAGTCGAGAGGAAAGAGCTCTTATTATTCTTAAAAATTGAACCCAAAAAGCTCTTCCTCCTGATTTTCCCTCTTTCTGGTTCTGAACTTGTTGAATACTGAGTGATGATGGTGAGGGTATTCTCGGAATTTCATTATCTGTGattacttttctttttctttaatcagcataATAATTGACGTTAACTACTAAAATCCAATCGCGACGCTGTGATTCGTGGTATGACATTTGACAATGTAACTTGCATACCTTTTTTAATCATAATTAAGTTAAGTACTAAAATCAAATTATGCAATTAATGTTTAGACTTGTAACAACTATTCATGGTATGAGGTCGAAGAATGTGTAATTTGCATACCTTTTTAAATCATAATTTACATATTAATATTAAACTTGTGACACTTTGATTTGTAGTACGATTTGCTTATTGCTTTGCTTTTTCTTAATCAAAATTATGGTGTACATGAAAATTCAATTGAGTAATTAAGGCTTAAACTCGCGCTTTAATTTGTGGTTTGATGCTGCAATATACGATTTGCATTCCTTTTTAATCACAATTAATGTTATGTAGTAATTCCGATTTAATATTCAAAAACTTGTGAGATTTGATAGATTATTCTACCCCAAGTAATCTTAGTTATTGGTAGAGGTTATGTTCTTTAGCTATCTTTGATTTGTCATATAACAATCATATTGTGATTCGTATCTCTTTTTAAATCATAATCAATGTTAAGTAGTGCTAAAATCTAATTGAGTAATTATGCTAAATAGTAAAATCTAATTGAGTAATTAATATTTAAATTTCGACAATATCTCGCAAGATTATCTCTTGATTACATGAAGAGTTTGACTAGTTTCTTTCCCGTGAAATCCAAAACAAAACATAACAAGTACTAAGGATacaactttttcttttttgaaattttggaaaCTTAAAAAAAATGATATTGAGCCCACTTTTAAAGTTTCTTATAATTCAAACATGTCAccctataaaaaaaataatttagatGATATTCGTGTCTTGattgatatttttccataatcCGATAATATTCCCCAAAGTTTTCTCTAGTGAAGGATTATGATTAAAATAGtagtaatttatttttaaagaaaatatcaAAGTTTTTTGTAATTCAATCTTTACTCCCACTCCTCCATTAATCACACAAAAATTCGAAGTATCCTGTTTAATTTCGTGGAGATAAATTTGTTTAGAACACAAGATTGTATGAAGTTGCCTTGACATCACTTAAAAAATTATTATCAAGATTTTCTATATAAACTAAGGTGTATAATGTCgtttcaaagaaaacaaaaacgtGTATTATGCAGAATTAGAGTTCTAATTCtttcaattaattattatgggaaAGAGAAAATGAAACAACActgacaaaaaaaagagaaaatgacaTCGTATAACTGCTATCAAAATAATAtccgaaaaaatatattttatatatatatattactcatTTCAGAATTGCCTAATAACGAATGAACTGCAAAAGAATTCACATTTAAAGGACAAAGAAAACAAGGCATTAACATCTAACAAAAAGACCAACACTGACCCCAAACCTAATTTAACTTTAAAAGAAACTTAAGTAACACTAACGCTTAGCCCTTAAATCTAATCTCCATATTTGCTCTCACACCCTCTCATCTCATCACAACTTTTATCTCTACCACCTAAAATATAATCTTCTATTTCTTCTCTATCTACCCAATACAACtctatacaaacaacaatgaacAAAGAAATGCAAGAAAATAATACACAAATAACACTAAGCATTGAAATGAGAAGGTAGAGAGATGCTAAAAGACTATGGACTAGGGAAAACTGTTCTCTGCTTCTTTCCTTCACTTGTTCTCTTCCTCCACTGACTCTTTGTTACTCGGGTTGAACTCCGGTTGGGTGACTGTTGCTGGTGGCGCGGTCCTAGCTATGTTGGCATTGTTGTCCGGGACAAACTTGGTTCTCATTTCAATAACTTTCTTGTGAGAGTTTGAGTGAATTGATGGAACAAATGTAGGACTTGCAGCAGGCCGGTATTCAGGAAAGAGTCGTCCTGACTTGTAACGAACACCACACGCGTTGCACAGAGTTTTTGGTCCCATTGGACCTGCCCTCCATTGTGGAGTCTTTGTTATCTCGCAATGCTGGCATTTCCTAATTGTCTGTGCCACCGGATTCTGATTTGCCTCGACCCGAGCTGAAGGAAACGACAACTtgagtttctttttcttctgttcTGCTACAGCAGGTTTCAGAATCTTCTTCATGGGAGACTCCGCGAAATTCTCTGATTCTGAAGCAATTCCTCGAGCAACAAATGGCTGGGGAATCTCAGTAAAGGATGATGTTGGAGAGATAAGTTGAATTACTGGCGCGGGATTAAACGTTGCAGGACGAGGACGCTTGCTACGAGCACGTTGTGGACCCCGGTGGCATGGACTACTAAGTGGAACAGTTTTTTCAACTGAACAAGAAGAGGAAGAGCTACTGCTGCTGCTCTCAAGCACGGAGACAGGACTCGAAGTCTGGAATTTGGCTTCGGATGTCTCTTTGTAAAGAGGAAAATTTTCTTTCCCGAGAGTCAATCCTCCGCCCGAAAAGGAATCCTCCACAAATGTTGACAGCCATTCAAGCTGGACAATATCCTCATACTGTAAACAAGATCACAAATATATCAGACCAAAGAGTTCAGAGTTGTAGCATATGATATCAAACTCAAACATTATGCTATTCTAAGCAACAATAGTATGAGAAATATCATTTGATAGATACAACGTTTGTTTTCAATGATGACAATGACTTTCAATAGAATATTTGTTTCGGCTTTGCTTGTAGTTGCAATCATGCTGGTGCAAATTGAATGTTATTATCTGTCACTAATTATGATGGTCATTCCTTTTTATACAACAACCAACTCTCCAACTACCACATGCGAGTGGCAAGGGATGGGAGTCGAAGTAGACAGGACTTTCCAACTACCGTGGAGGAAAGACCATGCTTCCCCTTTTAGTGGCCCTATACGGTGCGAATCCAGATTACTCAGGGCAAGTGGGTTTCTGATACCGGATGCATAAAAAGGGTAACCCGGtgtactaagctcccgctatgcgtggGATCCGGAGAAGGGtaggaccacaagggtctattgtatgtaCCCTGTATTTCTATAAGAGGCtgttccacggctcgaacccgttaacctcctggtcacatggcagcaactttaccgtTACGCCAAAGCTCTCCTTCAAACCGGATGcataaagcaaaaaaaaaaaaaaaagtatcaAATGGCTTAAGTCTCATAACTCTAACAAGGATTCTAGTAGTCCATATAATTTGTTGATGCAGGACCAAAAGGGGTACTCCTTTTAAAGCTTGAACACAGTAGACTAATAGGCAATAATACAAGGACTGAAAAGGAGAttgaaataaagattcaaattAATTCCACCAATCAACAAACTTTTATCTATGGAATGACTGGACAATTGCAAAAAGTTATGGTGTGGTCCCAAGATGAAAAATTGACTGCAGCTTCAGCAAATTGtttcactttttttccttcctgAAATGGAGCAAATTGTTTGAATTTTGAGCATAAAATGTAGTGTACTTCTTTAGCACCGACTGCCCAGCTGGCAGTCAGATACAAAACATATCTTAATCCAACATTAGATCCCCATTAAATAGCTGATCTTTCCAATCATGATACAATTCTTCAATCAAGTACTAAGCAATACATATTTAAATCTCTACGTCCAATTCACGAGATGACCCAGTATTTGAAGGTTCCGAGTGTACTTTTTTATTCAACCAAAATCTGCTTTGTTCATAGAATATCCActaatatattatatatattactattttctaaatatatatatatatatatatatatatatatatatatatatatatatataatttttgccAAAGTTACCTATTGCATATGTCCGCCTTTGCCCATAGTTATCACTTAGACCAAAAAAGAATAACATGCACGTTTCGCACAGGATTCGAGGAAGGTTCACACTGGGGATTTGACGTGGTAAATCTATCCTACCGCAAGGATCATGATTCCACGTCTTGAACACACAGTAACCTATAGGAATCACCGAAACTTTGACCTTTTTTTATTAATTACAATGCTAATATACAAATAAGAATTTAAGTTACATATACTCACGGTCAAGTGACTACAAAGAGAATGCTCACCGGAACAGAGAGCTCGGCGGAGAAGTCGGAGGCTGAATTCCGGTGGCTGCCGGAGAAAAGGGAGTCGGAATCCGGCAAGGGATCATTCCAAATGCTGGGAAAATCTTTGCAATCAGTAGAACTAAGGCCAGCACTTTCATTCTCTAGAGGGAAATCAATCAAATCATCAATGTGGTCAAAGAAGCTACCACAGTCTATCTCATCCACCAAATTTGACCCCATTTTTACTCTTTCTTTTTTCTACTCTAACTGCAAAAAATAATACAAACACATTAATAATTACAACCCACAAAGAAAATTCATCAATTTTCAAAACCAACAAATGATACCAATATTCCGAGCCCAACACTTAagtaaaaagaagctaaaatataTATTTACTCAATTTATGAGGGGAATGAAAAATAATGTGAAGGGTAGGGGCCAGACCCCACCAAGTGCTCTAGCTGGAGCCAAGGTGTCAAAAATGAGGCGTGGCACATTTTATTAGAAAAAGGttgaattttttttggaattttgtcaATCCACAACATAAAATCAAGATTATGAGAGTGAGATTTTTGTAATATTtagcaatttttttttaaaaaaaaagaaaaaataaaaattgggaagttcagaagaagaaaaaaacaaaagctgGGATGAGAATGAACTCAAGTAGAGTGTTCACACTGTGTACACCGACACATTGAGAAAATTACAAGAAaaaagataatttaaaaaaaaaaattgaaaacccaAATGCAAATTTAAGAAGCAAATGTTAAAAATACAAGAACTTATAGACCCAATATGCAGAAAAAGCTCCAAAATTTCTCAGAAAATTCCTCTGCAATTGTATTCCAAAATTGTTCAGAAAAGTATAAAAACAATGCAAAACAACAAAAAGTTGGAGTAAGATTTCAATATTTATGCCTAGACATCCAGTTTTGTTGGTTCATTTGAAGCAAAAAAGACTCAAAACTTTTTCTCTGTTTTCAGAAAATGTAACTGAAGGTCCAAAAAAGTTATAGAGCGAAACACCTTAAAAGCACCAAATACATGAAAAGAGCAAACGCTTAAACCCTAAAACCTCGATCCAGCCCAGAACTGAGAAGAGAGTAACAGATAACTGGAATTAGTAGTAGTACTATTTTGGATTGGCTCAAGTCCCAAGGAAACTATGCAGAATTCaaatgaagtaaaaaaaaaagaactttttTCCTGAATGAATAAACGAGAGACTGAACTATATGTAATACCTTGAAGGAAGTAGTAGTAGCAGGAGGAGATATTAATTAGGAGAAAAATGGACTGCAGAAAGTTAAAAAGGAGAAGTAGAAGGAGAGAGTGATGGTTGGTAAGAGGTATCTATTGTTTCATTGCTAGCTGTATATTTTAGTTACTTATATCACCTCTCTCTCCACTCCATTGTCCGTCGTGATCTTTAAGTCTTCCAATCCCTCTCCCTTCAATACGCTCTTCTCATTGCTCTCTGGTCCCACACCTCTCCCTCTGTTTTTTtctattaaatatttttttatatatactagTTATTAAAATAATGTAATTTGATTGAGATTTAAGTTAGTATATTTTTAACGTTTTATAGCAAATCACTTACTAGTATACTTTTTAGGCTGTAAATCAATACCTAGCCGATTATGTAATCTCTTATAATATAAGTGCATAATTGAAGTACTATGAAATGGATTTCAGTTTTATACAATGATAGCGTAAAATTATTTATAACTCTAATATAACATTTATAGTGTACTACTATATATTCTAGTTCGTCAATCAAATTATATTAATGGGTAATTCTATTTAATAAACACTTATTggcataataataataataataataataataataataataataataataatagagtaATAAGTTTTTGTT
Proteins encoded:
- the LOC104221031 gene encoding GATA transcription factor 8-like; its protein translation is MGSNLVDEIDCGSFFDHIDDLIDFPLENESAGLSSTDCKDFPSIWNDPLPDSDSLFSGSHRNSASDFSAELSVPYEDIVQLEWLSTFVEDSFSGGGLTLGKENFPLYKETSEAKFQTSSPVSVLESSSSSSSSSCSVEKTVPLSSPCHRGPQRARSKRPRPATFNPAPVIQLISPTSSFTEIPQPFVARGIASESENFAESPMKKILKPAVAEQKKKKLKLSFPSARVEANQNPVAQTIRKCQHCEITKTPQWRAGPMGPKTLCNACGVRYKSGRLFPEYRPAASPTFVPSIHSNSHKKVIEMRTKFVPDNNANIARTAPPATVTQPEFNPSNKESVEEENK